The following nucleotide sequence is from Tardiphaga alba.
GTTCAAAACACATTAACGCCACCCAAGTTCCGCCGATTAAGTGCGAATGGGTTAACGACGCTCTCCGCGCTGAGGCATGAATACGGATCCGAGGAAGGAATAAACCTCCTCGCCGCGTTGATTGACCGCAACATTCCTCGAATGAACGATGCCCCATCCCGGTCGCGATGCGGTTGCCCGCACGGATTCGATTTCGCTCGTATAAGTCAGCGTATCGCCGGCGAGAACCGGCTTGATCCAGCGCAGGTCGCGAAAGCCGGGCGACGGTCCGCCGGTCGCGATCTCCTCACCGCGCGCTTCTGCCTCGGCACGCGCACGCACGCCTTCGGCCACGATCAGTTTCATGCATACCGACGCCACATGCCAACCCGAGGCTGCAAGGCCACCAAACAGCGAGTTGCGACCAGCTTCTTCATCGAGGTGGAATGGTTGCGGATCGAATTCGCGCGCGAAGGTTTTGATATTGTCCGCCGTGAAGGTGAACGTCCCGAGCTCGCGGCGATGGCCGACCTTGATGTCTTCGAGGAAGGGCATCTCACACCTTCTCTGCGAGGGTGCGACGACCAAACATGATCGGCACGGTCATGTCGGACACGGTCTGCTCCTTGGCGTTGAGCATGGTGCATCTGAAGGTCACGATGCCCATGGACGGCCGGCTCTGCGACGCGCGCGTCTCGAGCACATCGACATTCAACGTCAGCTCATCGCCGGGACGGAATGGCATCAGCCATTTCATCTCGGTGACCCCCGGTGATCCCATCGATGCGCTCTTGTGCAGAAAGCCGTCATAGATCATGCGCATCATCAGTGAGCACATGTGCCAGCCCGACCCGGCAAGGCCCTTCAGCATCGAGGCCTTCGCGGCCTCCTCGTCGAGATGCATCGGCTGCGGATCGTATTCTCTGGCATAGGCGATGATTTCATCGCGGGTGATATGGCGCGGACCGAAACGGCCGAAATGGCCCGTCTGAAAATCGTCGAATGTCAGGGTCATGATGGAAAATGCCGACGCAGGGGCCTGATTTGGCCGTTATTTGCAGCAATCTCAACGCAATCGCTTGCACGGCTTTTCCGCTATATTCGCGGCCAAAGCCAGTTATTTCCTGCGATCTGACTTGTCGATTCACACGTACTGCCGGGGGAGTACTGCCAATGTTCGAATTTCGTGACCTGTTCCAGTGGGATCGTTTCATCACGCCCACCATCATCAAGACGTTCTACTGGCTGGTGATTGCCCTGATCATCCTGTTCGGCATTTCCGGCATTTTCTCCGGTCTGGCGGCGATGGCGATCAGTCCCTTCGGCGGCTTCATCCTCGTCCTGTCGAGCCTTGCCAGTATCGTGGTCGGCATCATCTGCGCGCGGATCGGTTCGGAATTCATCCTGATCGTGTTCCGCATCAACGAGCATCTCGGCGCGATCCGCGATCAGGGACAGGGTCAGCACTAATCAGCGACCGTCAACGGCCGTAGCCCGCATGAGCGGAGCGACATGCGGGACCAGGGCACCAATCAATAGTGTACCCGCATCTCGCTTCGCTCATGCGGCTACATCTTTTCCTTACGTATTGAAGCGGAAGTGCAGCACGTCACCGTCGGCGACGACATATTCCTTGCCTTCCAGCCGCAGCTTGCCGCCATCGCGGGCGCCAGCTTCGCCACCGAGCCTGACATAGTCGTCATAGCCGATGGTTTCAGCGCGGATGAAACCCTTCTCGAAATCGGTGTGAATGACGGCGGCCGCCTGCGGCGCCTTGGTGCCTTTGGTGATGGTCCAGGCGCGCGCTTCCTTCGGGCCCACCGTGAAGTAAGTGATGAGCTGCAGCAGCGTGTAGCCGGCACGGATCAGGCGATCGAGACCGGCTTCTTCGAGCCCGAGGGTCTCGAGGAACTCGGCGCGCTCGGCGCGTGACAGCGTGGCGATTTCGGATTCGATCTTGGCCGAGATCGCGACAGCCACGGCGCCTTCCTTGGCGGCATGCTCGGCGACACGCTTCGAATATTCGTTGCCTTCGCCGGCCGAGCCTTCTTCGACGTTACAAACATAGAGAACAGGCTTCGAGGTCAGCAGGCCCAGCATGCTGAAAGCACGCTCTTCCTCGGGCTTGCGCTCGAGAAAACGCGTCGGCTTGCCGTCGCGCAGCAGCACCAGTGCGCGCTGAATCAGATCGAGCTGATCCTTGGCGTCCTTGTCGTTGCCCTTGGCCTTTTTCGTCAGGTTATCGATGCGCTTTTCGCAGGAATCGAGATCGGCGAGCATCAGCTCGGTTTCGATGATCTCGATATCGGCGAGCGGATCGATCTTGCCTTCCACATGGGTGATGTCGTCATCGACAAAGCAGCGCACCACATGCGCGACGGCATCGACTTCGCGGATGGTGGCCAGAAACTGGTTGCCGAGGCCTTCGCCCTTCGACGCGCCCTTCACGAGGCCGGCGATGTCCACGAAGGTCAGGCGGGTGGGGATGATCTGCTGCGACTTGCCGATCTCGGACAGCTTGTCGAGGCGCTTGTCCGGCACCGCGACTTCACCGACATTCGGCTCGATGGTGCAGAACGGATAGTTCGCAGCCTGTGCGGCCGCGGTTTCGGTGAGCGCATTGAACAGCGTCGATTTGCCGACATTCGGCAGCCCGACGATCCCGCATTTGAATCCCATGACCCTGTCCTAATTCTTCAACGGCTTCTTAGCGGAGCCGTTGTCGTCCTTCGACGTAAAACCTTTGGCCTGCATCGTCAGATGCACCTTGTTCTGGAACGACGAGTCGTTACCACCGACCAGCAAGCCGACATGATCGCTCACTGCATCATTGAACGCTTCGAGCTGCGCGCGTTCCGCTTTGGCGAAATCGCCCAGCACATGGTTATACACCAGCTCCTTGGCACCGGGATGTCCGATGCCGAGACGCACGCGGCGATAGTCGTTGCCGACATGGGCGGAGATCGAGCGCAGGCCGTTATGCCCGGCAATGCCGCCGCCGATCTTCACGCGCACTTTGGCGAAGGGCAGTTCGAGCTCGTCGTGAAACGCGGCGATGTCGCCGAGTGAAATTTTGAAGAACGAGGCTGCCTCCTGCACGGAGCGGCCGGATTCGTTCATGAAAGTCATCGGCTTCAGCAGAATGACGCGCTCGCCACCGAGCGTGCCTTCCGAGGTCTCGCCCTGAAAGCGACGGCGCCACGGTGCAAAACCGTGACGCCGCGCAATCTCGTCGAGAACCATGAACCCGATATTGTGCCGGTTGCCCTGGTATTTCGCACCAGGGTTTCCGAGGCCAACAAAGAGGCGCATGACGCGGTCTCCCGCGCTGGCTTACTTCTTCTTCGCCGGAGCAGCGGCAGCAGCCGGAGCCTTGGCGCCCGCGGCCGGAGCCTTGCCACCAGCAGCAGCCGGAGCAGCAGCGGCGGCAGCGGCCGGAGCAGCTTCCTCACCATAGCCCGACGGCGGCACGATGGTGACGAGCGTCAGATCGGCGTCGCGCGCGAGCGTCTTCACGCCCTTCGGCAGCTTGAGGTCGGTGATGTGGAGCGACGAACCGATATCGAGCGCGCTGACATCGACTTCCAGATACTGCGGAATGCTGTCGGCTTCAGCTTCGAGTTCGATCGTGTGGGCGACGATGTTGATCGTGCCGCCGCGCTTCACGCCCGGAGCGGTTTCAGCGCCGTTCACGTGCAGCGGAACGTTGACGCGGATGGTCGCGCCTTCGCCGAGACGGAAGAAATCCACGTGGATCGGGAAATCCTTGACCGGATCGAGGTGGTAGTCGCGCGGGATCACGCGGTGCTTCTGGCCATCGAGTTCGATGTTGAAAATCGTGGTCAGGAAGCGGCCGGCCTGAATGCGCAGACGCAGTTCCTTGTCATCCACCGAGATCGCCAGCGGGGGCTTGTTGTCACCATAGATCACAGCCGGGATACGGCCGGCGCGTCGCTCTGCCCGTGCGGCCCCCTTGCCGCTCACCGGACGTGCGGTCGCCTTGAATTCCTTCACGGTCGCCATTGTCTAAGTCCTTGTTTCTGAAAAATTAAAGGCCGCTAGGCGGCCTCGTTGGTCACGCTACAGCAAGCCTCCAGGGGTGCGGGGGCTGCAGACGTGCCGGGCTTGTAGCGCCATCGAGCTGAAATGACAAGGAAATGTCAGGCAAAAACGGCTGGATCAGGCCGTCTTGCGCCTCGGACCGAGCTTGCGGGCTTTACGGAGATCGTCGTTGATTTTGGTTTGCCAGCCGGTTCCAAGCGACTTGTAGGACTCCACGACATCCGGATCGAGGCGGATCGTAACGGTGGCTTTCTTGAAGAATAGGTCAAGCGCCGGGCGACCGCGGGCGATGACTTTATCGCCGTGAGAGAAGACGGCTCTGTCGGCCACGCTATCAAGAAGTTCATCCGTCAATTCCGGAGCATCATCCGGATCGACCCAAGGCTCTTTCGCAACCTGTTCGTCAAGTGTCGAAGGCTGGGCGGTATTTGGCTGCTTCCTTGGCATGGCAAAACCTCATCGAAATGACATGACGCGCCTCGCCGCGCTGTGTCCAAACCATGAAAACCATGCGGCCGTTGAGCCAACCGACCGTGATTTCACGTTTTTCTCCGTAGTCGAAGCGATCGTCCGGAAACGTGACCTTGTCACCCGCGAACACCTTCTCCGCATCGACGGCAAAATCGATCCCTCGCTCGCCGAGCGTTTTCAAACGCTTTTGCGGATCGAAGGTGATCTTCACGGATATAAACGTAAATACATAAATGACCCCCGTCAAGGGTTAACGTATTTACATAAATAGGCGGCGATCGCCCCCCCTAGCGCTGATCAGCCGAGCTTCGCCTCCAGCGCCGCGATCCGGGCCTTCAGCGTCTCATTCTCCTCGCGGGCGAGACGGGCCATGTCCTTCACGGCCTCGAATTCCTCACGCTTCACCAGATCGAGGTCGCGCAGGATCTTTTCGGCCTGGGTGCGGACGACCGTATCCATCTCGCGCTTGACGCCCTGGGCGGCGCCGGCGGCTTCGTTCATCAAGCGGCCGATCTCGTCGAATAACCGATTGTTGGTCTGGGTCATGGCAAGAACTCCGGTCGGATAAACTCAAAAGCCGCGTTACACGGCGCGGCGAACAATGGCGATCCCGTCCATTTAGTTCAAGCCGCGCCCGGCTTCCACAGTCACAAACGCGAATATCCCTTAATTCGTCATGGCCTTGTGCTTTACTGCACCCATTGGGAGCCGTAAGCCCACGCCATGCCATTTCTCGCGATCGACTTCCCCGCCTTCAATCCCGTCGCCGTTGCGATCGGCCCGATCGTCATTCGCTGGTATGCGCTGGCCTATATCGCCGGCATCGTGATCGGCTGGGTCTATGCCCGCGCGCTGATCAAGCGCGAAAAGCTCTGGGGCGGCCCGGCACCGGTCTCGCTGATCCAGTTCGACGACTTCATCCTCTGGGTGACGCTGGGCATCATCATCGGCGGCCGCACCGGTGAGGTGCTGTTCTGGAATTTCCCTTATTACGCCGCGCATCCCTGGGAAATCTTCCAGCTCTGGAATGGCGGCATGTCGTTCCATGGCGGCTATCTCGGCTGCGTCGTTGCAGTCATGGCCTTTGCCTGGGCGAACCGCATCTCGATCCTGTCGCTCGGCGACCTCACTTGCGCCGTCGCGCCCATCGGCATCTTTCTCGGTCGCGTCGCCAATTTCATCAATGGTGAGCTCTGGGGCCGCGTCACCGATGCCAGCGTGCCGTGGGCCGTTATCTTTCCGCACGCGGGACCGCAGCCGCGCCATCCGAGCCAGCTTTACGAAGCGGGCCTCGAAGGCTTGCTGCTCTTCATCGTCCTCGCCGTCATGGTCCGCATGGGCGCCCTGAAGCGCCCCGGCCTGATCCTGGGCGCCTTCACCATTGTCTATGGTTGCGCGCGTATCGTCGGCGAACTGTTCCGCGAACCCGACGCGCCGACCGGCTTCGTCATCGGCCAGATCACCATGGGCCAATTGCTGTCGGTGCCGATGATTGCTGTCGGCCTCGTGCTCATCATACGTGCATGGCGCCAGCCGGACCGCACCGAACTCAATCCGGGTAAGGCCTGACCGTGACCGATCAAACATCGCCGCTGCTCGACGAGATCAAGCGCCTGATCCGCGCCACCGGCCCGATGCCTGTGTGGCGCTACATGGAGCTGTGCCTGACGCATCCGCGTTACGGCTACTATATCTCGCGCGATCCGCTCGGCCGCGAGGGAGATTTTACGACCTCTCCCGAAGTCAGCCAGATGTTCGGCGAGCTGCTGGGCCTGTGGGCGGCGTCGGTGTGGCGCGCCATGGATTCGCCAGCGGTCCTGCATCTCATCGAACTTGGGCCCGGCCGCGGCACCATGATGGCCGACGCGCTGCGCGCCATGCGCGTGTTACCGGACTTGTATCAGGCGCTGCAGGTTCATCTGGTCGAGATCAATCCGGTGCTGCGCGAGAAGCAGAAAGCCGCATTGCCCGGATTGCGCAGCCTGAACTGGCACAACAGCATCACGGAGGTGCCGGCCGGCCCCTCGGTGATTTTCGCCAACGAATATTTCGATGTGCTGCCGATCCACCAGGCGATCAAGCGCGATGGCGGATGGCATGAACGCACCGTGGATATCGGCGCTGACGACCGGTTGATCTTCGGTGCCTCCGCCGATCCTATCCCCCGCTTCGAACTCCTCCTGCCCCCGTGGTGCGGGCCGCACCGACGGGCGCCATTTTCGAATGGCGCCCGGACAGCGAAGTCATGACCATAGCGCGCCGTGTCCGCGATCAGGGCGGTGCGGCCGTCGTCATCGATTACGGTCATATGCGCAGCGACGCCGGCGACACCCTGCAGGCCATCGCCCAACACAGCTATACAGACCCGCTGAAAAATCCCGGCCAGGCCGACCTCACGGCGCATGTGGATTTTCAGGCGCTCGGACATGCGGCGGAAGATGTCGGCGCGCGCGTGCATGGCCCGATCACGCAGGGCGAATTCCTCAAACGCCTGGGCATCGAAACGCGCGCCATCACGCTGATGTCTAAGGCCACTCCCGAAATGTCGGAGACCGTATCCGGTGCGCTGAAGCGCCTGATCGATAGCGGTCGCGGCGGCATGGGATCGATGTTCAAGGTGATTGGCATTTCAGACCCCAAGATCGCGTCACTGGTGGCGCTCGATGTTGCACGGGAGATGCCAAAATGAAGACGTTTACATCTCCCCTTCTTGCAGGTCTACCCGGCCTGCGGCACGCCTTCTTCACCCGCGACGGCGGCGTATCGAAGGGCATCTATGCCGGCCTCAATGGCGGCCTCGGCTCCAATGACGAACGTGCAGACGTCATTGAAAACCGCCGCCGCATGGCGGACGCCATGGGTGTCGCGCCGAACTGTTTCCTGACCGCCTATCAAATCCATTCACCCGACGTGGCCGTGGTGACGACGCCACAGGATGGCGACGAGCGACCGCATGTGGATGCGCTTGTGACCGCGACCCCCGGCCTTGCGCTCGGCGTAACGACAGCGGATTGCGGGCCGATCCTGTTTGCCGATCCGAAGGCGCGGGTGATCGGTACGGCGCATGCCGGCTGGAAAGGCGCTTTCACCGGCGTGCTCGAAAACACGATCGCCGAGATGGAAAAACTTGGCGCCCACCGCGCCGATATCGTGGTCGCGATCGGCCCTCTGATCCGGCAGCCGAGCTATGAGGTCGGCGCCGAATTCGTGACCCGCTTCACGGAGGCTGATCCCTCATTCGCGCGCTTCTTCCTGCCTTCGGCGCGCGCAGGGCACGCGATGTTCGATCTCGCCGGCTTCATCCGCATGCGGCTGGAGCGTGCCGGCATCACCGCCATCGACGACACCGGCATCGACACCTATCCCGATGAGAACCTGTTCAGCTATCGGCGCACGGTCCATCGCAACGAAGGCGACTATGGTCGCCAGATTCACGCCATCGTGCTCGCGCATTAACCATGCCGGGCATCCGCCAAACGAGCTAACTGCTTACAATTTAAGTTAAATTTTACGAATTTCGACATTCCGCCAGTCACCTTGGTAAGATCTGCGGCGGTCGCGCCCTAGACCTTAACGCATTTTAACGATATCGCTCCTGTGTCCGGTAGCACACGTCGCTGCCGCCCCACGGACGACAGCGCATGCGATTTCCTGCCGTTTCTGCCTCCCGAACCAAGCCGCTTGCCGCAGCTTTGCTGCTCAGCGTGACGCTCGGTCTCGGTGGCTGCATGAGCACGCAGGGCGGCGGCGGGCCGATGAACGCCCAGGCCAGCATGAATACCGGCAGCGGTCCGACCGTTACCTTCGAATCCATCGATGGCCCGCCGCCGCAGGTCTTCGAGCGCATGGTCAATCTGCTCGACAGCGAAGCGCGCTTGCGCAATCTGCCGGTGGTATCCCGCAAGGACAGCGCCGCCTTCCGCGTGCGCAGCTATCTCTCAGCCCAAGTCCGCGGCCATAACACCTCCATCGCCTGGGTCTGGGACGTCTATGATCGCGACCAGAACCGCGCCTTCCGCCTCAGCGGCGAAGAGCAGACCGGCAAAGGCAGCCGCGACGCGTGGGCCACCGCAGACGACCTCACTCTGCGCCGGATTGCACAAGCCGGCCTGACCGGCCTTAGCGGTGTCGTCAACGGCTCAGCGCCTGTCGAGAGCGCTCCGGAACCAGCCCCGGCCTCGCGCGGCGGCCCGGCGATTGCGAGCGCGGACGAGGCTCCGATCCAGGCGACCGCATTCGCCGATGCCCGCTGATTTCAGATCGCGTTAAGCAGACCCGATTTTGCGCAGGAAAACCGTCATCTGCGGGTTGCAAACGATGACATGCCCTTGATATCACCTCGCTCAGCTAGACCAGTTCTTGTGGGTAACCCGATATGCTGAACGTTGTATCCACCAAACCGCGGGGAGACGCGTCGATGTCGGGCAAAAATGGATCCATCAAGCTCGTCGCCGGCAATTCCAATCCGATCCTCGCCAAGGAGATCGCCGACTGGCTGAAGCTCTCGCTGACCAAAGCCAGCGTGCGCCGCTTCGCCGATATGGAGATCTTCGTCGAGATCCAGGAAAATGTCCGCGGCTCCGACGTGTTCATCATTCAGTCGACGTCGTTTCCGACCAACGACCATTTGATGGAATTGCTGATCATGACCGATGCGCTGCGCCGCGCGTCGGCACGCCGCATCACCGCGGTGATCCCCTACTTCGGCTATGCACGACAGGACCGAAAAGTAGGCTCGCGCTCGCCGATCTCGGCCAAACTGGTGGCCAACATGATCACCCATGCAGGCGTCGATCGCGTCCTGACGCTCGACCTGCATGCCGGCCAGATCCAAGGCTTCTTCGATATCCCGACCGACAATCTCTATGCCG
It contains:
- a CDS encoding accessory factor UbiK family protein; protein product: MTQTNNRLFDEIGRLMNEAAGAAQGVKREMDTVVRTQAEKILRDLDLVKREEFEAVKDMARLAREENETLKARIAALEAKLG
- the pgeF gene encoding peptidoglycan editing factor PgeF translates to MKTFTSPLLAGLPGLRHAFFTRDGGVSKGIYAGLNGGLGSNDERADVIENRRRMADAMGVAPNCFLTAYQIHSPDVAVVTTPQDGDERPHVDALVTATPGLALGVTTADCGPILFADPKARVIGTAHAGWKGAFTGVLENTIAEMEKLGAHRADIVVAIGPLIRQPSYEVGAEFVTRFTEADPSFARFFLPSARAGHAMFDLAGFIRMRLERAGITAIDDTGIDTYPDENLFSYRRTVHRNEGDYGRQIHAIVLAH
- the lgt gene encoding prolipoprotein diacylglyceryl transferase; its protein translation is MPFLAIDFPAFNPVAVAIGPIVIRWYALAYIAGIVIGWVYARALIKREKLWGGPAPVSLIQFDDFILWVTLGIIIGGRTGEVLFWNFPYYAAHPWEIFQLWNGGMSFHGGYLGCVVAVMAFAWANRISILSLGDLTCAVAPIGIFLGRVANFINGELWGRVTDASVPWAVIFPHAGPQPRHPSQLYEAGLEGLLLFIVLAVMVRMGALKRPGLILGAFTIVYGCARIVGELFREPDAPTGFVIGQITMGQLLSVPMIAVGLVLIIRAWRQPDRTELNPGKA
- the pth gene encoding aminoacyl-tRNA hydrolase; amino-acid sequence: MRLFVGLGNPGAKYQGNRHNIGFMVLDEIARRHGFAPWRRRFQGETSEGTLGGERVILLKPMTFMNESGRSVQEAASFFKISLGDIAAFHDELELPFAKVRVKIGGGIAGHNGLRSISAHVGNDYRRVRLGIGHPGAKELVYNHVLGDFAKAERAQLEAFNDAVSDHVGLLVGGNDSSFQNKVHLTMQAKGFTSKDDNGSAKKPLKN
- a CDS encoding DUF4282 domain-containing protein, with the translated sequence MFEFRDLFQWDRFITPTIIKTFYWLVIALIILFGISGIFSGLAAMAISPFGGFILVLSSLASIVVGIICARIGSEFILIVFRINEHLGAIRDQGQGQH
- a CDS encoding MaoC family dehydratase; the encoded protein is MTLTFDDFQTGHFGRFGPRHITRDEIIAYAREYDPQPMHLDEEAAKASMLKGLAGSGWHMCSLMMRMIYDGFLHKSASMGSPGVTEMKWLMPFRPGDELTLNVDVLETRASQSRPSMGIVTFRCTMLNAKEQTVSDMTVPIMFGRRTLAEKV
- the ychF gene encoding redox-regulated ATPase YchF — encoded protein: MGFKCGIVGLPNVGKSTLFNALTETAAAQAANYPFCTIEPNVGEVAVPDKRLDKLSEIGKSQQIIPTRLTFVDIAGLVKGASKGEGLGNQFLATIREVDAVAHVVRCFVDDDITHVEGKIDPLADIEIIETELMLADLDSCEKRIDNLTKKAKGNDKDAKDQLDLIQRALVLLRDGKPTRFLERKPEEERAFSMLGLLTSKPVLYVCNVEEGSAGEGNEYSKRVAEHAAKEGAVAVAISAKIESEIATLSRAERAEFLETLGLEEAGLDRLIRAGYTLLQLITYFTVGPKEARAWTITKGTKAPQAAAVIHTDFEKGFIRAETIGYDDYVRLGGEAGARDGGKLRLEGKEYVVADGDVLHFRFNT
- a CDS encoding BrnT family toxin, producing MKITFDPQKRLKTLGERGIDFAVDAEKVFAGDKVTFPDDRFDYGEKREITVGWLNGRMVFMVWTQRGEARHVISMRFCHAKEAAKYRPAFDT
- a CDS encoding 50S ribosomal protein L25/general stress protein Ctc, with the translated sequence MATVKEFKATARPVSGKGAARAERRAGRIPAVIYGDNKPPLAISVDDKELRLRIQAGRFLTTIFNIELDGQKHRVIPRDYHLDPVKDFPIHVDFFRLGEGATIRVNVPLHVNGAETAPGVKRGGTINIVAHTIELEAEADSIPQYLEVDVSALDIGSSLHITDLKLPKGVKTLARDADLTLVTIVPPSGYGEEAAPAAAAAAAPAAAGGKAPAAGAKAPAAAAAPAKKK
- a CDS encoding MaoC family dehydratase; its protein translation is MPFLEDIKVGHRRELGTFTFTADNIKTFAREFDPQPFHLDEEAGRNSLFGGLAASGWHVASVCMKLIVAEGVRARAEAEARGEEIATGGPSPGFRDLRWIKPVLAGDTLTYTSEIESVRATASRPGWGIVHSRNVAVNQRGEEVYSFLGSVFMPQRGERR
- a CDS encoding BrnA antitoxin family protein, with the protein product MPRKQPNTAQPSTLDEQVAKEPWVDPDDAPELTDELLDSVADRAVFSHGDKVIARGRPALDLFFKKATVTIRLDPDVVESYKSLGTGWQTKINDDLRKARKLGPRRKTA